A genome region from Phalacrocorax carbo chromosome 27, bPhaCar2.1, whole genome shotgun sequence includes the following:
- the GPD1 gene encoding glycerol-3-phosphate dehydrogenase [NAD(+)], cytoplasmic isoform X3, translated as MGGKKVCIVGSGNWGSAIAKIAGSNAARLSTFENEVKMWVLEEEVGGRRLTDIINTEHENVKYLPGHKLPPNVGVDEGPDGLRLISDIIHEKLGIEMSVLMGANIASEVAEEKFCETTIGCKNRQHGQTLKELMQTPNFRVTVVQEADTVEICGALKNVVAVGAGFCDGLGYGDNTKAAVIRLGLMEMIGFAKLFCKGPVTSSTFLESCGVADLITTCYGGRNRKVAEAFAKTGKSIEQLEKEMLNGQKLQGPPTSAELHRILKTKNAVEKFPLFTAVYQICYEGKPVTDIIRCLQNHPEHM; from the exons ATGGGTGGCAAGAAAGTCTGCATCGTGGGCTCTGGCAACTG GGGCTCGGCCATCGCCAAGATCGCTGGCAGCAACGCGGCGCGGCTGAGCACCTTCGAGAATGAGGTGAAGAtgtgggtgctggaggaggaggtgggcgGCCGGCGGCTCACCGACATCATCAACACAGAGCACGAAAATGTCAAGTACCTGCCAGGGCACAAGCTGCCCCCCAACGTG GGGGTGGATGAAGGACCAGATGGGCTGAGGCTGATCTCGGACATTATCCATGAAAAACTGGGAATAGAGATGAGCGTCCTCATGGGGGCCAACATTGCTAGTGAAGTGGCAGAAGAGAAGTTCTGTGAAACAACCATCG GCTGCAAGAACAGGCAGCATGGGCAGACGCTGAAGGAGCTGATGCAGACACCAAACTTCCGTGTGACGGTGGTGCAGGAGGCTGACACCGTAGAGATCTGCGGGGCTCTCAAG AACGTTGTGGCGGTAGGAGCTGGTTTCTGTGATGGGCTCGGCTACGGAGACAACACGAAGGCTGCCGTGATCCGTCTGGGACTGATGGAGATGATCGGCTTTGCAAAACTCTTCTGTAAGGGCCCCGTCACCTCCTCCACCTTCCTGGAGAGCTGCGGGGTCGCTGACCTCATCACTACCTGCTACGGTGGCCGCAACCGCAAGGTGGCTGAGGCTTTTGCCAAGACTGGGAAG TCTATCgagcagctggagaaggagatGTTGAACGGGCAGAAGCTGCAGGGTCCCCCGACATCTGCTGAGCTGCATCGCATTCTTAAAACCAAGAACGCAGTGGAGAA GTTCCCCCTCTTCACAGCTGTGTATCAGATCTGCTACGAGGGCAAACCTGTTACTGATATCATCAGGTGTCTCCAGAACCACCCTGAGCACATGTAA
- the GPD1 gene encoding glycerol-3-phosphate dehydrogenase [NAD(+)], cytoplasmic isoform X1: protein MGGKKVCIVGSGNWGSAIAKIAGSNAARLSTFENEVKMWVLEEEVGGRRLTDIINTEHENVKYLPGHKLPPNVVAEPDLLKACAGADILLFVVPHQFIGKVCDQLKGHLKKDAVGVSLIKGVDEGPDGLRLISDIIHEKLGIEMSVLMGANIASEVAEEKFCETTIGCKNRQHGQTLKELMQTPNFRVTVVQEADTVEICGALKNVVAVGAGFCDGLGYGDNTKAAVIRLGLMEMIGFAKLFCKGPVTSSTFLESCGVADLITTCYGGRNRKVAEAFAKTGKSIEQLEKEMLNGQKLQGPPTSAELHRILKTKNAVEKFPLFTAVYQICYEGKPVTDIIRCLQNHPEHM from the exons ATGGGTGGCAAGAAAGTCTGCATCGTGGGCTCTGGCAACTG GGGCTCGGCCATCGCCAAGATCGCTGGCAGCAACGCGGCGCGGCTGAGCACCTTCGAGAATGAGGTGAAGAtgtgggtgctggaggaggaggtgggcgGCCGGCGGCTCACCGACATCATCAACACAGAGCACGAAAATGTCAAGTACCTGCCAGGGCACAAGCTGCCCCCCAACGTG GTAGCAGAGCCAGACCTGCTGAAAGCCTGTGCTGGGGCTGACATTCTCCTGTTCGTGGTGCCCCATCAGTTTATCGGCAAAGTCTGTGACCAGCTCAAGGGCCACTTGAAGAAAGATGCTGTTGGGGTGTCGCTCATCAAG GGGGTGGATGAAGGACCAGATGGGCTGAGGCTGATCTCGGACATTATCCATGAAAAACTGGGAATAGAGATGAGCGTCCTCATGGGGGCCAACATTGCTAGTGAAGTGGCAGAAGAGAAGTTCTGTGAAACAACCATCG GCTGCAAGAACAGGCAGCATGGGCAGACGCTGAAGGAGCTGATGCAGACACCAAACTTCCGTGTGACGGTGGTGCAGGAGGCTGACACCGTAGAGATCTGCGGGGCTCTCAAG AACGTTGTGGCGGTAGGAGCTGGTTTCTGTGATGGGCTCGGCTACGGAGACAACACGAAGGCTGCCGTGATCCGTCTGGGACTGATGGAGATGATCGGCTTTGCAAAACTCTTCTGTAAGGGCCCCGTCACCTCCTCCACCTTCCTGGAGAGCTGCGGGGTCGCTGACCTCATCACTACCTGCTACGGTGGCCGCAACCGCAAGGTGGCTGAGGCTTTTGCCAAGACTGGGAAG TCTATCgagcagctggagaaggagatGTTGAACGGGCAGAAGCTGCAGGGTCCCCCGACATCTGCTGAGCTGCATCGCATTCTTAAAACCAAGAACGCAGTGGAGAA GTTCCCCCTCTTCACAGCTGTGTATCAGATCTGCTACGAGGGCAAACCTGTTACTGATATCATCAGGTGTCTCCAGAACCACCCTGAGCACATGTAA
- the GPD1 gene encoding glycerol-3-phosphate dehydrogenase [NAD(+)], cytoplasmic isoform X2, with product MGGKKVCIVGSGNWGSAIAKIAGSNAARLSTFENEVKMWVLEEEVGGRRLTDIINTEHENVKYLPGHKLPPNVVAEPDLLKACAGADILLFVVPHQFIGKVCDQLKGHLKKDAVGVSLIKGVDEGPDGLRLISDIIHEKLGIEMSVLMGANIASEVAEEKFCETTIGCKNRQHGQTLKELMQTPNFRVTVVQEADTVEICGALKNVVAVGAGFCDGLGYGDNTKAAVIRLGLMEMIGFAKLFCKGPVTSSTFLESCGVADLITTCYGGRNRKVAEAFAKTGKSIEQLEKEMLNGQKLQGPPTSAELHRILKTKNAVEKSVSALPTSNQLGRKGLLDEAPYHCPTRSCRS from the exons ATGGGTGGCAAGAAAGTCTGCATCGTGGGCTCTGGCAACTG GGGCTCGGCCATCGCCAAGATCGCTGGCAGCAACGCGGCGCGGCTGAGCACCTTCGAGAATGAGGTGAAGAtgtgggtgctggaggaggaggtgggcgGCCGGCGGCTCACCGACATCATCAACACAGAGCACGAAAATGTCAAGTACCTGCCAGGGCACAAGCTGCCCCCCAACGTG GTAGCAGAGCCAGACCTGCTGAAAGCCTGTGCTGGGGCTGACATTCTCCTGTTCGTGGTGCCCCATCAGTTTATCGGCAAAGTCTGTGACCAGCTCAAGGGCCACTTGAAGAAAGATGCTGTTGGGGTGTCGCTCATCAAG GGGGTGGATGAAGGACCAGATGGGCTGAGGCTGATCTCGGACATTATCCATGAAAAACTGGGAATAGAGATGAGCGTCCTCATGGGGGCCAACATTGCTAGTGAAGTGGCAGAAGAGAAGTTCTGTGAAACAACCATCG GCTGCAAGAACAGGCAGCATGGGCAGACGCTGAAGGAGCTGATGCAGACACCAAACTTCCGTGTGACGGTGGTGCAGGAGGCTGACACCGTAGAGATCTGCGGGGCTCTCAAG AACGTTGTGGCGGTAGGAGCTGGTTTCTGTGATGGGCTCGGCTACGGAGACAACACGAAGGCTGCCGTGATCCGTCTGGGACTGATGGAGATGATCGGCTTTGCAAAACTCTTCTGTAAGGGCCCCGTCACCTCCTCCACCTTCCTGGAGAGCTGCGGGGTCGCTGACCTCATCACTACCTGCTACGGTGGCCGCAACCGCAAGGTGGCTGAGGCTTTTGCCAAGACTGGGAAG TCTATCgagcagctggagaaggagatGTTGAACGGGCAGAAGCTGCAGGGTCCCCCGACATCTGCTGAGCTGCATCGCATTCTTAAAACCAAGAACGCAGTGGAGAA GTCAGTCTCAGCACTGCCCACATCAAACCAGCTGGGCAGGAAGGGCCTGTTGGATGAGGCACCGTACCACTGTCCCACCCGCTCCTGCAGAAGTTGA